The following coding sequences are from one Limnobacter sp. SAORIC-580 window:
- a CDS encoding ABC-F family ATPase, translating to MLTAANITMQFGAKPLFENINAKFGDGNRYGLIGANGCGKSTFMKILGGDLEPSSGTVVIEPNVRLGKLSQDQFAFEEHRVLDVVMMGHKEMWAAMTERDALYANPEATDDDYMRAADLEAVYAEFGGYEAEARAGELLLGAGIPLENHNGPMSEIAPGWKLRVLLAQALFSKPDVLLLDEPTNNLDINTIAWLENVLNQYESTMIIISHDRHFLNEVCTHMADLDYGTLQVVPGNYDDYMLAAAQARERAQASNARAKERISDLQDFVRRFAANKSKARQATSRQKQIEKIKQDTVILKPSSRQNPFIRFEQKKKMHRLAVELDNISLAYGDNKVIRDFSIMVEAGDKVGIVGANGMGKTTLLKLLAKALEPTYGEVKWSENADLGYMAQDVSDEFNVPLNLREWTERFSQEGDDDQAIRGILGRLLFSNDEISKQVKVCSGGEKNRLVFGRLMLGRHNVLLLDEPTNHLDMESIESLQYALEKYEGTVLVVSHDRQFVSGIATRIFEMREDGITDYRGTYEEYRESLGLN from the coding sequence ATGCTCACCGCAGCCAATATCACCATGCAGTTCGGCGCCAAGCCGCTTTTTGAAAACATCAATGCCAAATTTGGCGATGGCAACCGCTATGGTTTGATTGGCGCCAACGGCTGCGGCAAATCCACTTTCATGAAAATTCTGGGTGGCGACCTGGAGCCCAGCAGCGGCACTGTGGTCATCGAGCCCAATGTGCGCTTGGGCAAGCTGAGCCAAGATCAATTTGCGTTTGAAGAACACCGCGTGCTGGATGTGGTCATGATGGGCCACAAGGAAATGTGGGCCGCGATGACAGAACGGGATGCCTTGTATGCCAACCCCGAAGCCACCGACGACGACTACATGCGCGCAGCCGACCTGGAAGCGGTGTATGCCGAATTCGGCGGCTACGAAGCCGAAGCCCGTGCGGGTGAGTTGCTGCTGGGTGCAGGTATTCCGCTTGAAAACCACAATGGCCCGATGAGTGAAATTGCCCCTGGCTGGAAGCTGCGGGTGCTACTGGCGCAAGCCCTGTTCTCAAAACCTGATGTGCTGTTGCTGGATGAACCCACCAACAACCTGGACATTAATACGATTGCCTGGCTTGAAAACGTACTGAACCAGTACGAGAGCACCATGATCATCATCAGCCATGACCGCCACTTTCTGAATGAAGTGTGCACCCACATGGCCGATCTGGATTACGGCACCTTGCAAGTGGTCCCTGGTAATTACGACGATTACATGCTGGCTGCAGCCCAGGCACGCGAACGCGCACAGGCCTCCAATGCACGTGCCAAAGAACGCATTTCAGATTTGCAAGACTTTGTACGCCGTTTTGCGGCCAACAAATCGAAGGCACGCCAGGCCACCTCGCGCCAAAAGCAGATCGAGAAAATCAAACAAGACACAGTCATCCTGAAACCCTCTTCACGCCAAAATCCGTTCATTCGATTCGAACAGAAAAAGAAGATGCACCGCTTGGCTGTGGAGTTGGACAACATTAGCTTGGCGTACGGCGACAACAAGGTGATCCGGGACTTCTCCATCATGGTGGAGGCAGGCGACAAAGTAGGTATTGTGGGCGCCAACGGCATGGGTAAAACCACACTACTGAAGCTGCTGGCCAAGGCTTTGGAACCCACTTATGGCGAAGTGAAGTGGTCTGAGAATGCAGACCTGGGTTATATGGCACAAGACGTAAGCGACGAATTCAATGTGCCTTTGAATTTGCGTGAATGGACCGAGCGCTTTTCTCAGGAAGGCGACGACGATCAGGCCATTCGCGGTATTTTGGGGCGTTTGCTGTTCTCGAATGATGAAATTTCCAAGCAGGTAAAGGTATGTTCCGGTGGTGAGAAAAACCGACTGGTGTTTGGTCGCCTGATGCTGGGGCGTCACAATGTGTTGCTGCTGGACGAGCCAACAAACCACCTGGACATGGAATCGATCGAGTCGCTTCAATATGCACTGGAGAAATATGAAGGCACAGTGCTTGTGGTGTCGCATGACCGCCAGTTTGTTTCT
- a CDS encoding nucleoside deaminase, translating to MQTSKLSEKFSILAHHGQPEDMPWMELALQQARLAAQAGEVPIGAVVVIDGKAIAHAHNAPVTLNDACAHAEIQAIRHACQAVGNYRLGAQATLYVTLQPCLMCVGAILHARIGRVVVGCAQSRYNGDLKQSLSVFEQAQAWHPCVFETACMAQESEELLGNFFKVRRKQREETVADLASLMHLPNANKQTIDQLAQLGFHTPQDFLQTGLEQASKILAEQSRVLKTGQHTQQAAILASLCDYFNGEPVRSWKQYL from the coding sequence ATGCAAACCAGCAAGCTGTCCGAGAAATTTTCGATACTGGCGCACCACGGCCAGCCCGAAGACATGCCATGGATGGAACTTGCGTTGCAGCAAGCAAGGCTTGCTGCACAGGCCGGCGAAGTGCCGATTGGCGCGGTCGTGGTAATCGATGGCAAAGCCATTGCCCACGCACACAATGCGCCCGTAACACTCAACGATGCCTGCGCTCATGCCGAGATTCAGGCGATTCGACATGCCTGCCAGGCAGTTGGCAATTACCGCTTGGGTGCACAGGCCACCCTGTACGTCACACTACAACCCTGCCTGATGTGCGTTGGTGCAATTTTGCATGCGCGCATAGGCCGCGTGGTGGTGGGTTGTGCACAATCACGCTACAACGGGGATTTAAAACAATCCTTGTCAGTGTTCGAGCAAGCGCAAGCATGGCACCCCTGTGTTTTTGAAACAGCTTGCATGGCACAGGAAAGCGAAGAATTGCTGGGTAATTTTTTTAAAGTGCGCCGCAAACAAAGAGAAGAAACCGTTGCTGATTTGGCCAGCCTGATGCACCTGCCCAATGCCAACAAACAAACAATTGACCAACTTGCGCAACTTGGCTTTCACACTCCGCAAGATTTTCTGCAAACCGGGCTAGAGCAGGCAAGCAAGATATTGGCTGAGCAAAGCCGCGTGTTGAAAACGGGGCAGCACACACAACAGGCCGCCATTCTGGCCAGTTTGTGCGATTATTTCAACGGAGAACCCGTGCGTTCCTGGAAACAGTACCTGTGA
- a CDS encoding LD-carboxypeptidase gives MNTKPPIATNQALNQLVMFSPSGALVDETLLDRACYHLSNQHGFNVIEMPEARLRTQRFAGGEATRMASIENAFAMNTPSLLMATRGGYGLSRLLPLLNFPELAALQNANAHLLCGHSDITSLQLALLNAGAQPATLLHGPMACFDFGAEQGADPLTLEHFLRAVEKQAVHIEWPVECVGLSTEQQTIAIEGPVWGGNLTLLCSLLGTPWLPSVPGGILVLEDVNEPAYKIERMLLQLLHAGVLAQQKAIVLGNFCEPKPGTHDNGYSLRSAAEFVQDQLKHVPVLLNFPFGHCTPKACWFQGGQGTLTITGGHGEFNARLVQTLR, from the coding sequence TTGAACACCAAACCGCCCATTGCAACGAATCAGGCACTGAATCAGCTAGTCATGTTTTCGCCCAGTGGCGCACTGGTTGATGAAACATTGCTTGACCGGGCCTGCTACCATTTGAGCAATCAACATGGCTTCAATGTGATTGAAATGCCTGAAGCACGCCTGCGCACACAACGCTTCGCAGGCGGTGAAGCCACGCGCATGGCCAGTATTGAAAATGCATTTGCCATGAATACGCCCAGCCTGCTGATGGCCACCCGCGGGGGTTACGGCCTAAGCCGCTTGCTGCCGCTGTTGAATTTTCCGGAACTTGCCGCATTGCAGAATGCGAATGCGCACCTGTTGTGCGGCCACAGCGACATTACCAGCCTGCAATTGGCATTGCTGAACGCGGGGGCACAACCTGCCACATTGTTGCACGGGCCCATGGCTTGTTTCGATTTTGGGGCAGAGCAGGGCGCAGACCCGCTCACCCTTGAACACTTTTTGCGTGCGGTAGAAAAACAGGCAGTACATATTGAATGGCCTGTTGAATGTGTCGGACTGAGCACAGAACAACAAACCATTGCAATTGAAGGCCCGGTGTGGGGTGGCAACCTCACCTTGCTGTGCAGCCTTTTAGGAACGCCTTGGTTGCCCAGTGTACCTGGCGGTATTTTGGTGCTTGAGGATGTGAACGAGCCCGCCTACAAAATTGAGCGCATGCTGCTGCAATTGCTACACGCTGGTGTGTTGGCCCAGCAAAAGGCAATTGTGTTGGGTAATTTTTGTGAACCCAAACCCGGCACACACGACAATGGTTACAGCCTGCGCAGCGCCGCTGAATTTGTTCAAGACCAACTTAAACACGTACCCGTGTTGCTGAATTTTCCATTTGGTCACTGCACTCCCAAGGCTTGCTGGTTTCAGGGCGGGCAGGGCACCTTGACCATTACCGGCGGGCACGGCGAATTCAACGCGCGCCTGGTTCAAACCCTTCGCTAG